The following nucleotide sequence is from Nothobranchius furzeri strain GRZ-AD chromosome 11, NfurGRZ-RIMD1, whole genome shotgun sequence.
TTGATGAGCACAGCTTTGATCGcagtaaaaagcaagttatgtccaagataaacagaagtccgcTGCAGTGCAGAgactgcccccataccccctttttaCTGCCATTGCATAATTGTGCCACATTACTGCCATGGTCTGATCATTTATAAACAACCTAAAGATCCCTGATGCTGGCACGGCGTTGCAACAAATGGACGGCATTGTTttctggtagagttgcgttgattAAACGTGTGAACCGCATCTTTAAATTAGAAGTTAGGTACAACTTTCCAGACCAACTGAAAATAAATTTCAGTTTCAGGTCAACAATTAGTAAAGAACATTTCATTTTAAAACTTGTCCAATAAAAATGCTCTAATATGGTCTCTTATACTTGGCAGCAAGAACCTTTTCCTATCAAGAATTGTAGCATTAAAAAAGTCACAATCAGCATGCTTTACCCCACTTGAGATAAGAAAAAGTGACCCAATGCACAACGTTTAGCTCCTCAAAACAAACACAGGAACTGTCAACAATAACCACTCTGTAAAGCGGAATCATGTGCCGCTGCATACTGTATATACAAAAACATCAACACAATCAAGGGAAGTAGACAGACAGACGATAGACAgatagacggacggacggacggacggacggacggacggacggacggacggacggacggacggacggacagacagacagacagacagacagacagacagacagacagacagacagacagacagacagacagacagatagatagatagatagatagatagatagatctaaataattagaggttttgtaattaattaatctcaattgCATTTTGATCGTTCAAGACAATTTGCGCTCAAGCAATTCAAATTTCTAAAATAATGTCAGTGAGGCACAGATAACATTTCCACACTTAGTATATTTCTTTAACCACAAGGTGtatttgattactttggtctcattgTAAATGTAACCATTGTGGGATTAgttgggatgtgtaaatattagtatatgTGTTAATAACGAAGTGTAAATGGACACGGAACATTGTAAATGTGCGtaaactgaacactaggtggcagcagagcactaaTAATATAtagagaggtgtagtgtagagttcaggggaagttcttttGAAAGTTACAAGATGTATGCTGTGTGTATGCTTGTTCCTCCTGCTGCCATAAAGTTCATTTGGATAAAGTTACCTGTCTGCTTTCTACCAACAATAAAACATAGCAGtaaaaaatatgatttttttcttcctttcctgAAGAGGGATTTATCATGACTCCTTTAATTGTAGTTTTAGCTGTGTTTGAGCACATAAAAAAGGTTAAAATGGTGTTGTAGCCCATGCTTTTTTTTTAGATAGGACATAAACAGTGAAGCAAAACTTTTCTGGCCCCCAACTGGAGGATGTTCGGGCTCAAAGGGGTCCATTTTAACGTgttattttttctaattaatcttAATTAACGCTCTaatatagcctggcaagccagactaaataaatgtattatttagtctggccatgctccattgacagctctcggttgtggggcgggttctacctttgtctttcaaatgatctccacattccactggacaatgaatgtaacatactcttgtttcactctgttgcatcatcccacccaccaggcatatagagtgccctgattggcccacaaagcggataaagctctgtgatttgttcactaagcagatagagcactatgattggcccaccattatggaccaatcacagctctttatgtgtttgaaacccctctagagagctgtgattggccagccagagtcctggtaggagctgctgaggttcctatagagctccgggagttgacgtcacttctcccggcatgcaacagttcaaatcgaaacggcgccatattggcatgcagaagccggcagctggactatttactattgtcagaaaactcaatcaaacgggaaatatggtagattcctgttgtgccccaggatgcagaacagacgcggacgacataaggaatgagacatctacaggattccccaagatccggagcgccgcaaacgttggatcattgtaataaaacatgctagtgaccgggcgaaaatgaagctgtgggatcccgagagtaaaggttttcgcttatgcagcgaccacttcatatcaggtacttaaaccaacgtttcctcaactgtgtatggtatttattttaaatgcttttattatgattcttagtgggcttcctaaacttattttggcgtggctttttctgtcttattactcatagcagcaagtaaacatcacgtaaaacgttgcctcgtgagttctgcgtgctgctgtttacgtgttttatgatcacagcaattaaccggctaagccgtatttaatttttaagcaatggttgatcagatcacacataaaacgcactttggattgctattatctgtgtcaccgagactacttacatgtaaatctgttatttgtccgtccatccatccattttcatccgcgtatccggagtcgggttgctggggcagtagcgtgacttccctctccccagccgccggagccagctcctccgggtaaatcccaaggggttccccggtcaggtccggtgctgtgccggtccgctccgacagcttctggcgtcggagcgggcagtagagtcgagagtcccagaccttctccccagctcctccggccgggggaatcccaaggggtttccccggccaggtccggtgttgtgccggtaagaagtccgctacgacttctggcgtttttaaaaagtatcccaggggcacggtaagggtcggagatgtttagtctatttaatttctgactatataaaacgatttcttctgttttaaagtgtgaagtaaactccgacgaagtaaaatccaagcggatcccgttcatgttcatggttacatccgtgtttgtttaccttttttgcatgccaaaatggcgtccactaactgagagtcacgtggggtccggagctctatggagcgtgcctagaccaaacgttgcaaagcaagaatttggtctagttcactaggctagctctAATATATACTACTGGCTGACATCACTGACCTGGAACCAGTGTTATTGGCTTTGGTAGTGATTAAATAGAACAGACTGAGAGTTAGGTTAGTGATTAGAGCTATCCCACTAAGCCACGGTTGACAGCAATGCTGAACGTTACCTGGAAATGAACCATAGCTATCCAGGGCACAGCTggagacacaaacacacagcagaCTGAGCAAAAGTTCACGTTTAGCCATGAAATTATTACTCATCGCACTAGATCATGAAATATAATcacctgtttttatttttatttcattcaaaataagaaAGAAAGCAGTGACTGGGAGGTGTGTGAGCTGCAATAAACATAAATGACCAGTGAGTGGCACTGTGAGGTCGGGCAGAGAGAAACAACATTGTGCTGAAAGATTAGATAGGCTTAATTTATAGGAGGTAGGACATCTACGAGAGTTGATTTGACATTATTCACCTGGAGAAGGCTTCGTCCAAACGGTCTTGTTCTCCGTGGAAGAAAAAGGATCTTACTGCACTCTCTGATGTGAGCTTGGAAAAAAAAGAAGACGATCACTGCCTCATTTTTCTGTTTGTACAACAGAAAGATAAAAACCAGCAGATGAGATAATGGTACCAGGGCAGGGTTGTTGTTGGTCTCAGAGGCTCTCTGATTATCTGGCTGATTGTTTTCTACATCCCCAGTGCTCTCCACCACCTTGTTCACACTGTCCTCCAAGTCTAACAGGTTCTGTGTAGCAACAtctaaaggagaagaagaagaagaagaagaagaagaagaagaagaagaagaagaagaagaagaagaagaagaagaagaaaaaatgtgaCTAAGGTTATATTCTCACCAGTCCTTTTCAGACTAACTGAGCTGTTCGATCTCTCTGAGTGGCAACTGCTGCTTGCATCTCCTGCAGAGCCAGACTTCACTCTTCCCCCTTTTTCTTaaacaaagaaaagaaagaataGCCAGGATGTCTTAGCATGCCTAGGTTGAGACCATGTTTAGTACATAACAAGTATCAAATCTTTATGAGCTCACTTGTAGTGATTCCTACCTTCTTTGGCCACCTGCCACAGTTCGAATGCTACAGTGAAGGCCTGAGCTACGGTCAAAGCAACCGCTTGAGCCTGGAAAAAGGGAGAAAAACACAGATGTCTGAGTGTTTACTAGACCTGGTTATTCAGTCACATTTCATATAAGATATAGGGAGCCTAACCCCTacgtcacactggaagcatcagcagcgcaGAACAGCACTGCTTCAGATTAGAATCCGTGATGGACTATGGGGGTGATGCAAACTAGCCACAACGCAGAATTTTTCAGGCATGTCCCGGAAGCGGCAAGCCACACTGCTCCCATAATGATTTGATCAGATTATTTTTCCACAAGCCACTTCTGGAACAAGACaattttccacagttaacatagggctatacAGGAAAATTACATATGATTTTAGTGTGAaaccctggtaattttcaaaataaaaggcaattgcagcgatgcaatttcatatctatgtaggttacgtcaatacaagtgacctaacagcttatttTACTCCCTGCatggttccagaagtgcagctgtgGGTTTTTCAtgactttaatcctggcagtgggaaGGAAAATCATGTATGACATCAAAAGTGATTTTCCTTCTGGGAGGAGGATGGCGGAAGTCTAAAGGaattttgtgatcttgcaagtCTAGCAAGGAGCACGGCATAGAAGTCGCTCTGCGGTTGAGATTCTCACACACCTCATGAACAGCTGACAAGGGTGAAGTGGTCCCAGCTCTCACACATGGAAAGGTTGGCAGCCctgcgttagcattagcaacttcatctCACAGCAGAAGGTCCTCCAAGCtcatgttatttgtagagataaaacgtccatattgcaagtcagtggtagagttgcgttgctgttgtccaatcaggaaataagactccaaaacctgtcgtctgaagctcagttgTGATGTTGCAGACTTGGCCCTGCTGAGGCAGGGGTTTGTGGGCTTATTTATGCCCCGATtactgcctgcaaggcattcatttctactagagaccactgcaaatgtattgattaaaccagTGAACCGTTCTTTTAAAGCTTTTAAACATAATCATTGGCAACCCacaaacatcttttcattttcccccccaaatactttattacataaCTTTTATCATCCATTTTTGGCATATCGTCCACCTTTAACTGATGGATCACTGCAGCTTCTTTTGCATTCAATATTTTGCAAATATAATTAATATAGGGAACTTAGTGTTTGATCATAATTCCGACGTTCAGCCAAAGCTCAAAACCTCAAAAACTCACCACTTTTCTCTTGGAGCAGAGGTAGGCGTGGCACTCCAGGGTCCCATTGAAGGTGTTTTGAGCGATATAAGCAAAGACTTTATCATGCAGCTTGTCCACTGTGCAGTAGGATATTCTGTGAGTGACAGGGGAAACAAGCAGCACTTGTGATGCAACAGCGTAATTAAATGCAGCTTTAGAGAATAATCTGACCAAACCTGTATATGGAGACATTTTCTAGGAGCTTGTTGGTAGACCTGTCAAGTGTCACAATTCCCTGAGGAGATACCTTGAAAGCAACCTTCTGGGGCTTCTTCCTGCTGGCTTTAGCCTGCAAAAGATGTATTTGTAATACAAAGTTCAcccttttcaggaattatgtatgatttattagaaatctgtaaaagtgattgttTTATAATGTTTTGTGAAATAATGAAGGCAATTcgtctttttttttgctaagcccgcccccatcccaacacattctcacacccgaagcgactaaaactgacgaagggtgaccaagcgtttgttgtcGGGAGGCACTTTACGGTGCCTGCAGTAAAATAGAAatttcaccgaattgtgacctttactctCTTGCAATTTAAtcatcccctcacccccatcctaaccttaacccagtttctctttCTAAATTTCCCGTTAAACGTATTTGAGAGAAACGATacaacaagaaacaaagtttaacatgcgcaagtgggttaaggttaggatgggggtgaggggaaggttaaatagcaagagggtaaaggtcagattTGGCTAAAATCTCTGTTTTACCGCGGGTGTCGGAAAGTGACGCTCTGGTGCAGTGCGTCGCCTCCCATCGGAAACAATCGCTaggtcacccatcgtcattttaagccgcttcgggtgtgagaatgtgttgttcaaaatgttgcttgctgtcttttcaataaagttcttttattttatttttattttcatcaaaatcaagagcttttgtgggtcaccgtttatcagttgatatctttgcttgaattttacatttcctttggaaattccaACACAATTTCTatgaaaagtgttgatttttggactacaggactacaataaATAACACTACAACtgtaaatttgttctgaccaacaaAAATCTTCATTGTCAACGTGCTAAAGTAACTTTTACGAACACGGTACCGTAACTTCCCTTAGTCTTATGCTCAACCAATCATCTACTTCGACGAAATTGAcagacgcaggaccccgagccgatctggtaCTGACACCATAAATACGGAAGTGCAAACCACGGCTTGGTGCAATacatttgtcagccactagatggtgctatcAGATAAAAGAAATGATCAGgagatttaaagttatattattaaTTTGTAAACATTTGATTGTTACCATGAGATGCTTTTGTTTGCGATGGATAGGGTTGATGCTGAAGAAATTGACTAAAAATGTTGATAAATGCAGTCCCCAATGCTAGTTATAAATGTAGATCAAAATTGTAAATGGAGctttaaatgataaaatgaataaaagagaaaaataaaatgaacaacaAGCCTAAGTTCTCTCGCCACCACTTATGATCAGCTTTACAGTCTAGTTTACCCAATTAAGGAGAACACTAGGACAAAATTACCTCTAGTTTTCTTTTTTCACCATGGTGACTAGAGCAACTGGAACCCTACGGACTAGTGACCTGGTAATCATTGTGAACCCAACAACCCCAACCTTTCACAGGACAAAGAAGACATAAAACTGATGGATGTGTAGACAGGTTGGTCCAGTTAGGCTCCAAAACTCCGCCTTCACCAttcaagaaaaataatcattgcaGCACTGTTACCAGTTTTCCTGGTTAGATAAAAAGTTACGGTTGTTGAAAGATAAAAACTAGATTTAAAGTTATTTGTTCCGGCCATGATGACATGTGTGTAGACGTTTTTAATAATTACTATTGTAGATAGCTCCCAGAATGACCTCCGTTTGGAGAAATGGCTTCCAGGTATGGCAGCCCAGAGGAGCTGGCACCTAGTCTGGATGCAGCTAAGACCAATGTGTACTGGTGCCATCTTAAAACAGCTCTGATCTCCAACGTTGGCTAGATCTGCTACGGTATTTCATAAACCTTTAGAAACATGTTATTTCAGATTCTTAGCGAGAAGACATCTTGTTGCATGAAATCACAGCAAAAATGACACGTTTCTCTGACCGTGGCAACAATTCTCTTTACAGCAGCTGCAGACAGTTCCTCTCCCTTGGGTTGGTCCACAAGCGTCATGCCAATGTgagaaaggttaaaggtcattcCCTCTAAAATGGTTTCCCTCGTGTCAGTCCAGTTCTCTGGAAGCTCTGCATCAACAAAGCACAAGTGGGTCAAGATTGACAAAAACAGATCCAGGAAAATGTAAACAGGCTGGTTTGAACTTGGAGTTCTAGAGTTGAGAGGCGAAGCGGAGTATGTAGGTCAGAGGTCCTGGGGatgtaaagtaagtaagtaaagtaagtaaaagtttatttatatagcgcctttcacagatataaatcacaaagcgctgaatTTACCAGTGAAGTAAATACCCCTTGTTCAAAAACACGACAATGAAAAGGGTTAGGAGATGGGAACAAGTACACATGGACTCTGACATGCTGTGATAAGAAGAAAGCATGACTTCCTCTTCTCAGAATGACAGAAAGGACCTTTCCGGAGCTTCGCCACGTTTTCTTCAAACAGCACTTTCACTGAAGTAAAACCAGAGGCATGCAGAGGTATTTAATGGAAACAAATGAGAAGATTTAAAACGATAGCAGCCAAAAGGACACCTGCTACTTTAATGATGTCAGGTCTAAGATGGCGCCGGCGGAATCATGGCCATGTTTACATAGATTTCCTCAGAGAAAAGAACGGGGGAGGGGGTAAGGAAGACAAGAATATACCTAGGAATTTATCCTCCTAGTATTTACCTCCTCTGGGATGTTTGGCACTCTGTGCACTCatttatacaaacacacacacacacacacacacacacacaccagcgacTAGGAAGCGAGCCGATCAAATGgggcgtgtctgtgtgtgcgcatTTGTTAGCAGGCAGGGAATCAACACGCGCACGCAGGGTCCAGACTGTATCAAGGCCGCAGCTCCACCTTCTCTTC
It contains:
- the LOC107396970 gene encoding low density lipoprotein receptor adapter protein 1-B isoform X1, with the translated sequence MDVLKSAGRAIIRSPSVVKQSWTAGRHRKLPENWTDTRETILEGMTFNLSHIGMTLVDQPKGEELSAAAVKRIVATAKASRKKPQKVAFKVSPQGIVTLDRSTNKLLENVSIYRISYCTVDKLHDKVFAYIAQNTFNGTLECHAYLCSKRKVAQAVALTVAQAFTVAFELWQVAKEEKGGRVKSGSAGDASSSCHSERSNSSVSLKRTDVATQNLLDLEDSVNKVVESTGDVENNQPDNQRASETNNNPALLTSESAVRSFFFHGEQDRLDEAFSSCALDSYGSFPDWQCHVLTPRSWTLG
- the LOC107396970 gene encoding low density lipoprotein receptor adapter protein 1-B isoform X2, whose amino-acid sequence is MDVLKSAGRAIIRSPSVVKQSWTAGRHRKLPENWTDTRETILEGMTFNLSHIGMTLVDQPKGEELSAAAVKRIVATAKASRKKPQKVAFKVSPQGIVTLDRSTNKLLENVSIYRISYCTVDKLHDKVFAYIAQNTFNGTLECHAYLCSKRKVAQAVALTVAQAFTVAFELWQVAKEEKGGRVKSGSAGDASSSCHSERSNSSVSLKRTDVATQNLLDLEDSVNKVVESTGDVENNQPDNQRASETNNNPALLTSESAVRSFFFHGEQDRLDEAFSRLAVSRFNPQILDSGMMPPDWLTEPD